In Equus quagga isolate Etosha38 chromosome 14, UCLA_HA_Equagga_1.0, whole genome shotgun sequence, one DNA window encodes the following:
- the LOC124225476 gene encoding olfactory receptor 52A1-like: MSMSNTTVSMPSVLRLIGIPGLEAVQRWIGIPFCAMYLIAMIGNTLLLITIISERRLHEPMYIFLGMLAVIDIALGTSIVPKMLGIFWFHIQEIYFDSCLLQMWLIHTFQGTESGILLAMALDRYVAICYPLRHASIFTHQLITQIGAVVTLRAAILVAPCLVLIKCRFQFYHTTVISHSYCEHMAIVKLAAENVRVNKIYGLFVAFTVAGFDLTFITLSYIQIFIAVFRLPQKEARLKAFNTCIAHICVFLRFYLLAFFSFFTHRFGSHFPPYIHILFSNLYLLVPPFLNPLVYGAKTKQIRVRVVKMFCSQNPP; encoded by the coding sequence ATGTCCATGTCCAACACCACAGTTTCCATGCCTTCTGTGTTGAGATTAATAGGGATCCCAGGCCTAGAGGCTGTGCAACGCTGGATTGGGATCCCATTCTGTGCCATGTATCTCATTGCTATGATTGGAAATACCTTGCTTCTGATCACCATTATATCAGAGCGCAGGCTCCATGAGCCCATGTACATTTTCCTAGGCATGCTGGCAGTCATAGATATTGCACTTGGTACCAGCATTGTCCCCAAGATGCTCGGAATCTTCTGGTTTCATATTCAAGAGATTTATTTTGATTCCTGCTTGCTTCAAATGTGGCTCATCCACACATTTCAGGGCACGGAGTCAGGCATCCTGCTGGCCATGGCGCtggaccgctatgtggccatctgttaTCCATTAAGACATGCTTCCATCTTCACTCACCAGCTAATCACCCAAATAGGGGCTGTAGTAACACTCAGGGCTGCCATTCTTGTAGCCCCATGCCTAGTACTTATAAAGTGTCGGTTCCAATTTTATCATACAACAGTCATCTCCCACTCCTACTGTGAGCACATGGCCATTGTGAAACTAGCTGCAGAAAATGTCCGTGTCAACAAAATCTATGGTTTGTTTGTGGCCTTCACCGTTGCAGGTTTCGACCTCACATTCATCACTTTGTCCTATATTCAGATATTTATCGCAGTTTTTCGTTTGCCCCAAAAGGAAGCTAGGTTGAAAGCTTTCAATACTTGCATTGCTCACATCTGTGTCTTCCTCCGGTTCTACCTCCttgccttcttctccttcttcacaCACAGGTTTGGTTCTCATTTCCCCCCGTATATCCATATCCTCTTTTCTAACTTATACTTGCTGGTCCCTCCATTTCTCAATCCACTTGTCTATGGTGCAAAGACCAAGCAGATCCGTGTCCGTGTGGTAAAAATGTTCTGTTCACAAAATCCACCTTGA